One Streptomyces umbrinus genomic window, CGGGGAGAAGGCGGCGATCTGCGGGGCCCACATGGTGCGGTCGAAGGGGTGGCCGTGGATCAGGACAAGGGGCACGGAGGTTGAGGCATGCGCGCCTTTGTCCTCGTACAGGAGGAAGGGAGCCATGTTCAGGACCCTAGATTCAGGGAACTCCTCGGTGCAATAAGATCTTTGCTCTCGGTGCAATCCAGGGAGGGGTGGGCGTGGAGGACTATCGGCGGATCGCCGACCGGCTGGCCGAGGAGATCCTCACGGGGCGGCTGAAGGCCGGTGAACGGCTGCCGCCGCAGCGGGTGTTCGCGAAGCGGCGGCGCATCGCGGGGTCCACCGCCGGGCGCGTGTACGGGGAGTTGGTGCGCCGGGGCCTGGTCGTCGGGGAGGTCGGGCGCGGCACCTTCGTACGGGCGGCGCCGGTGCCGTCGGGGCGGGCCCTCGCCGAGCCGGCGACCACGGCGGTCGTCAATCTGGAGCTCAACTACCCGTCCGTGGAAGGGCAGTCGGAGCTGCTGGCCGGCGGACTCGTGCCGCTGTTGCGGCCCGATGTGCTGGGGGAGGTGACCCGTGCGGTTCCCGCCACCGGGACCGCCGCCGCGCGCGAGGCCGCCGCCGGGCTGCTGGCCGGATCGGGGTGGCGGCCCCACCCGGAGCAGCTGCTCTTCGCCGGGAACGCACGGCAGGCCATCGCGGGCGCGCTCGCCTCGCTGGTACGGCCCGGCGGGCGGGTGGGGGTCGAGGCACTGACGTATCCGCTGGTCAAGGAGATCGCGGCGCGGATCGGGTGCGTGCTCGTACCGCTGGAGACGGACGGGGAAGGGCTGCTGCCCGGGGCCGTCGCCGCCGCCCACCGCTCCGCGCCGCTCTCCGCCCTCTACGTCCAGCCGACCCTGCACAACCCCACCTCGGCCACGATGGGGGACGCGCGCAAGCGTGAACTCGCGGAGGTGGTTCGGGAGTTGGGACTGCCGGTCGTGGAGGACCGGATCTGGTCGTTCCTGCACGAGGAGGGCGTGCCGTTCGCCGCGTACGCCCCCGAGCGCGTCCATGTCGTCGACGGGCTGTCCAAGCGGGTCGCGCCCGGGCTCACCGTCGGGTTTCTCGTCGTGCCCGAGGGGCGCGTCGAGGCGGCGGCCGGGGCGCTGCGGTCGGGCGGGTGGACGGCGGGACGGTTCGCGCTGGAGGCGGGGACGCGGTGGATCCAGGACGGGGTCGTGGACCGGCTGGTCGCCGACCGGCGCGCGGACGCCGCCCGGCGGCAGCGGGTCGTCGCGGAACTGCTCGACGGATTCGCCGTACGCGCCGACCCGTCCGCGTACTACGCCTGGTGGGAGCTGCCGTCGCCGTGGCGCGCCGACACCTTCACGGCGGCCGCGGCGGCGCGCGGGATCGCGATCACGCCGGGGCCCGTCTTCGCGGTGGGGGCGCAGGCGGCGCCGGACGCCGTCAGGCTCGGGCTCGCGTCGGTTCCGGTGCCGGCGCTGGGGCAGGCGCTGCGGACGCTTCGCGACGTCGCGCGTGGTGGTCCATGAGCCAGGTCGTGGCGGCGACGGTGAGGCCAAGGGCCAGGATGAACCAGGTGGCCGTGCGAAGGGTTGAGGTCAGGGCGTCGTAGACGGTGCCCGCCGCCGCCCGGGAGACATGGGTGGGGAGGTCGGCGAGCGTCAGGGCGCGGCCGATGACCGTGGCGAGGGCCAGCAGGGCTGCGCCCAGGGCCATGCCGAGTGCCGTGGCCGTGACGGCCTGGCGGCGGCGTACGGCCAGCAGGATGCCGCTGACGGCCAGGGCGACCGCCGCGAGCGGGAGCCAGAAGCCCGCGATCTCCAGCACGTGGAACCCCTTTCGGAGCGTGCTCAGCTCCTGGGCCTCAAGGACAGTGACCTCGGTGTGCTCGATGGGGATGCGGTTCGCCAACGGCACCCGGTCGTAGGACAGCTGGGACTTCAGCTGCTGGGTGACGGGTGCCAGGTCGAGCGTGACGGCGCCCTCGCGGCTGCTGCGCAGGGCCCGCAGGACGGCGTCGTGCGCGGCCCGGTTCGCCGTGTTCCAGGCCGCGCGGAAGGCCTCCGTACCGGTGAAGGACCGCACCGCCCTGCGCACGTACGCGCGGACCTCGCTCTCCAGCGGTCCGACCTCGATCTGGTTCATGACGCCGTCGGTGACCGAGTCGGCGATCGCGCTCTGGACGTCGGGCCCGGCGGCGAGGGGCGCCATCGTGTCGACGTACCGTCCGGTGTCGCCGATCTCGTACTTCGCCCATGCCGAAAGCCCGCCCAGCGGCACGAGGACGCAGGCGAGCACGATCAGCACCGCCGAGAGGACTTTCCGCACCCCTCAAGGAAGAACCCCGGCCGTGACCTCCGCCATCGGGGCACGGCCGGGGTGACTGCATCCGGGCCTGGATTGCGTTCTTCCGGGGGACAACGGGCCCCCGGGAGAGCGTGTGGTGGTGGAACCGCGCTACTTGCGGTTGTAGAGCCGCATCGTCACCGGGCCGAAGACCGCGACCAACAGTCCGGCCCAGCCCAGCGACCACGCGATCTCCGCGGTCGGCCAGGAGCCGTCCATCAGACCGCGCACCGCCGAGGACAGATGCGTGATCGGGTTGTTGTTGACGAAGGCCTGCAGCCAGCCCGGCATCGTCTCGGGGCGGACGAAGATGTCGCTCAGGAAGGTCAGCGGGAAAAGGATCATCATGCTGACGCCCATCACCGACTTCTCCGTGCGCAGCAGCAGGCCGAACATCGTCCACACCCAGGAGAAGGCGAAGGAGAAGATCAGCAGGAGGACCACCCCTCCGAGCACTCCCTGGAAGCCGCCGTCCGGGCGGAAGCCCATGATCAGGCCCACCGACAGCATCACGACCGACGCCATCGCGTAGCGCAGGGCGTCCCCGAGCAGATAGCCGACCAGCGTCGACGGACGCCAGATGGGCAGCGAGCGGAAGCGGTCGAAGACACCCTTCTCGATGTCGATGTTGACCGCGAGACCCGTGTACATCGTGATCATGGTGACGGACATGACGAGGATGCCGGGCAGCAGGTACTGGATGTACTCGCGCGGGGAGCCCGCCAGGGCCCCGCCGAACAGATACGTGTACATCAGCACCAGCATGATCGGGAACGCCGTCACGTCGAAGAGCTGCTCGGGCACGTGCTTGATCTTGAGCATCGCGCGCCAGCCGAAGGTGAGGGACGTCCGGATCGCGTTCGGCCGCGGCGGGCGCTCGGTGGCGACGAGCAGCGCGGCCAGGCTCTCGGTACTGACCGGCGCGAGGTCGGCGGTGTCTGTGCCGTTGGTGGGCTTGGTCGCGGTGCTCATGCCGTGGCCTCTTTCGTCTGCTGCTGTGCCTGCTTCGTCGGCGGCTGGGGTGAGGTCTCTGCGTGGTCGGACTTGCCGGTGAGGGCGAGGAACACCTCGTCGAGACTCGGCTGGCCCAGGGAGAAGTTGTCGACGGTGATGCCCGCGTGGGCCAGCTCGGCGAGGGCACGGGACGCCTTCTCGGCGGCCCCGGCCCCGTTCGAGGAGCCGTTGCCGACCCGGGCCGTCAGTGCCACCGGGTCCGGCTCAAGCTGGACGTCCGCGTCGAGGGCCTGCCTCAGCAGCCGCTCGGCGTCCGGCCGCTGGTGCGCGTCCCGCAGCCGTACGTGCACGGCTCCCGCGCCCACCGACGCCTTCAGCTCGCCCTTGGTGCCCTCGGCGATGACCTTGCCCTTGTCGATGACGGCGATCCGGGCCGCCAACTGGTCGGCCTCGTCCAGGTACTGGGTGGTGAGCAGGACCGTGGTCCCCTGGGCGACGACCGCCCGCACGATCTCCCACACCTGGTTGCGGCTGCGCGGGTCAAGGCCCGTCGTCGGCTCGTCCAGGAACAGCAGGTCGGGGGTGTTGAGGATGGACGCGGCGATGTCGATACGGCGCCGCATGCCGCCCGAGTAGTTCTTCACCTGGCGGGCCGCCGCCTCCGACAGACCGAAGGCGTCGAGGAGCTGGGCCGCCCGGTCGTACGAGGCCTTCTTGCTGTGGCCCGTCAGCCGCGCCAGCAGCACGAGGTTCTCCGTGCCCGTCAGGTCCTCGTCCACCGAGGCGTACTGCCCGGTCAGGCTCACCCTGGTCCGTACGGCGTCCGCCTCCCGTACGACGTCGTGGCCGAAGACGTGGGCCTCGCCGCCGTCGGGGCGCAGCAGGGTCGCCAGCATGCGCACGGTCGTCGTCTTGCCGGCTCCGTTCGGACCGAGCAGGCCGTACACGGTGCCGGCCTCGATGCGCAGGTCCACGCCGTCGACGGCGCGGTTGTCGCCGAAGGTCTTCACCAGACCCGCGGTCTCGATGGCCGGCCCGGCCCATTGGTCGGTGCGGTTCTTGCTCGTCATGTCGGTCCGCCCATCCGCGTCGTTCTCTCGTGCCTGCTGTCGGTTTTCGAGGTCTTCGAGATCTTGAGGTCTTCGAGGTCTCTCGCGGCGCTTCCGTAGCTCTCAGGGTGCGTCCGCGGGGCCCGAAGAGCATCGGTCTGTCGACGCAGTCCTCGATCGGTCTCGAGATGCAGACCCTGGGACGCACGAAAACTCATCGGCGGGGAGGCAGGAGATTTCTCCGTCGTTCTCCCTGGGCTCCGGTGGAGGGTTCACCCGAACGGGTGTTTCCTGGTTCTGGGGACGGAGGCGGGGAGAAGGAGGCCGATCATGGGCATCACTCCGGCCCTGCGGACCCTTGCGATCGCCCTGGTCAGCGGCGGTGTGCTGACGGTGGCCGCCGCCGGTACGGCGACGGCGGGCGGCACGGCTTCTCCCGGTCCGGCGGCAGGAGATTCCGGTCGAGGCGGCTCCGAGGATCCGGTGTGGGGCACCGTCGTCTCCCGCGGCGACCTGAATGTGCGGGCCCATCCCGACACCGGCTCGGCCGTGCTCGGGCGGCTCTCGCCGGGCAGCCAGGACCGGGTCGCCTGCGTGGCGCGCGGCACGCACGTGTTCGGCAACCCGCACTGGTACTGGCTCGTCGGGGCGCGTGCCTGGGCGAGTGCCGCGTTCGTGGACATCGGCGGGGCGGGGGTGCCGCGGTGCTCCGACCCCTGCGAGGGGGCCTGGAAGGACCGGTGGCACGACGGTTCGGGGGGCTGCAACGGCTGCGACGACGGTTCCTGGAGCTCCACCGGCTCCTGGAGCGCGTCCGGTTCGTGGAGCTGGAGCTTCTCCGGCTCCTGGGACGCCTCGGGCTCGGGCTGGGAGTGGGTGCCCGGCGGGCGGTGAGTCCGAGGAGAACGGGTGGCCCGGGACGGGGAGATGTGGGTGAGGCCCGGGCCACCCGCACACGTAGTACCGGCCTGTGCCCGATGGGCACAGGCCGGTACTACGTCGTTCGCCGTCGTTCGCCGGTTCACTCCTCGGTCGTGTAGTAGCGGTAGAACACCACCGCGAACACGCCCGCGGCGATCACGAGGGAGATGCCCGAGGACTTGAGGATGCTGGCGTCCGTGAGGCTGTAGAGGAACCCGAACGAGATGCCCGCGAACACCGCCCACGCGAGGGCCCTGGCCTCCCGGGGGAGGCGTGGGGCGACGGTGTGGATGCCCTGCGCGACCACGGCGAACAGGACCGCCGAGACGACGCCCAGGAGGACGTTCCA contains:
- a CDS encoding ATP-binding cassette domain-containing protein: MTSKNRTDQWAGPAIETAGLVKTFGDNRAVDGVDLRIEAGTVYGLLGPNGAGKTTTVRMLATLLRPDGGEAHVFGHDVVREADAVRTRVSLTGQYASVDEDLTGTENLVLLARLTGHSKKASYDRAAQLLDAFGLSEAAARQVKNYSGGMRRRIDIAASILNTPDLLFLDEPTTGLDPRSRNQVWEIVRAVVAQGTTVLLTTQYLDEADQLAARIAVIDKGKVIAEGTKGELKASVGAGAVHVRLRDAHQRPDAERLLRQALDADVQLEPDPVALTARVGNGSSNGAGAAEKASRALAELAHAGITVDNFSLGQPSLDEVFLALTGKSDHAETSPQPPTKQAQQQTKEATA
- a CDS encoding aminotransferase-like domain-containing protein — translated: MEDYRRIADRLAEEILTGRLKAGERLPPQRVFAKRRRIAGSTAGRVYGELVRRGLVVGEVGRGTFVRAAPVPSGRALAEPATTAVVNLELNYPSVEGQSELLAGGLVPLLRPDVLGEVTRAVPATGTAAAREAAAGLLAGSGWRPHPEQLLFAGNARQAIAGALASLVRPGGRVGVEALTYPLVKEIAARIGCVLVPLETDGEGLLPGAVAAAHRSAPLSALYVQPTLHNPTSATMGDARKRELAEVVRELGLPVVEDRIWSFLHEEGVPFAAYAPERVHVVDGLSKRVAPGLTVGFLVVPEGRVEAAAGALRSGGWTAGRFALEAGTRWIQDGVVDRLVADRRADAARRQRVVAELLDGFAVRADPSAYYAWWELPSPWRADTFTAAAAARGIAITPGPVFAVGAQAAPDAVRLGLASVPVPALGQALRTLRDVARGGP
- a CDS encoding SH3 domain-containing protein — encoded protein: MGITPALRTLAIALVSGGVLTVAAAGTATAGGTASPGPAAGDSGRGGSEDPVWGTVVSRGDLNVRAHPDTGSAVLGRLSPGSQDRVACVARGTHVFGNPHWYWLVGARAWASAAFVDIGGAGVPRCSDPCEGAWKDRWHDGSGGCNGCDDGSWSSTGSWSASGSWSWSFSGSWDASGSGWEWVPGGR
- a CDS encoding ABC transporter permease; translated protein: MSTATKPTNGTDTADLAPVSTESLAALLVATERPPRPNAIRTSLTFGWRAMLKIKHVPEQLFDVTAFPIMLVLMYTYLFGGALAGSPREYIQYLLPGILVMSVTMITMYTGLAVNIDIEKGVFDRFRSLPIWRPSTLVGYLLGDALRYAMASVVMLSVGLIMGFRPDGGFQGVLGGVVLLLIFSFAFSWVWTMFGLLLRTEKSVMGVSMMILFPLTFLSDIFVRPETMPGWLQAFVNNNPITHLSSAVRGLMDGSWPTAEIAWSLGWAGLLVAVFGPVTMRLYNRK